One Cucurbita pepo subsp. pepo cultivar mu-cu-16 chromosome LG20, ASM280686v2, whole genome shotgun sequence genomic window carries:
- the LOC111783650 gene encoding mavicyanin-like, which translates to MAFLLLCSASFKAFLLLFLLSFHFFSAVCTEFLVGDDDGWEVPDSKETGKYNKWASRNRFSVHDTVNFRYKKDSVMVVTEEEYKECLSSKPLFYDNSGNSVVKLDRPGLFYFISGVTGHCQKGQRMIIKVLEPVSPPHPPTPPPHDTKKAAAANLLSVSSPILGMFFMFVASFLFI; encoded by the exons ATGGCTTTCCTCCTCCTCTGTTCTGCTTCCTTCAAAGctttcctcctcctcttcctcctctcctTCCACTTCTTCTCCGCGGTTTGCACCGAATTCCTCGTCGGCGATGATGATGGATGGGAAGTCCCTGATTCAAAAGAAACTGGCAAATACAACAAATGGGCCTCCCGTAATAGATTCTCTGTTCATGACACTGTCA ATTTCAGATACAAGAAGGATTCGGTGATGGTGGTGACGGAGGAAGAGTACAAGGAGTGCCTTTCTTCGAAGCCGCTGTTTTATGACAACAGTGGCAACAGTGTTGTGAAACTTGACAGACCAGGGCTGTTCTATTTCATCAGTGGGGTTACGGGGCATTGTCAAAAAGGTCAGAGAATGATAATCAAAGTGTTGGAACCTGTCAGCCCTCCTCACCCACCCACTCCTCCACCCCATGATACCAAGAAAGCTGCTGCAGCTAATTTACTCTCTGTTTCATCTCCAATCTTGGGGATGTTCTTCATGTTCGTTGCTTCGTTTCTGTTTATTTGA